The Agrococcus sp. ProA11 genomic sequence CAGCAGCGCCGAGCTCTCGGCCAGCGCGGCCTCCACGGCGGCGCGGATCTCGGGCTGCTGCAGTGCCTCGGCGATCGTCTCCACCCCGGCGATCCAGCCCGCGTACGCGGTGGTGGCGTGCCCGGTGTTGACCGTGAAGAGCTTGCGCTCGATGAACGGCGCGAGATCGTCCACGAAGTGGGCGTCGGGGATGATCGGAGCGGCGCCGGCGAACGGGGTGCTGTCGATCGACCACTCGAAGAAGTCCTCCACCACCACGTCGAGGCCAGCGGGGTCCTGCGGCGGGATGATCCGGTCGACCGCGGTGTTCGCGAAGATCGCACGATCGGCCAGCTCCGGCGCACCCTCCAGCACGAGCGCGCGCAGCGTCTCCGACGCTCCGATCGCGTTCTCGCATGCCATCACCGTCACCGGTGCGCCCTCGCGCAGCGCCAACCCGTCACGGATGACCGGCGCGATGAAGCGCATCACCGTCGGCCCGACCGCGCAGGTGACGACATCCGCCTCGGCCACCGCGCGCGCCGCGGCGTCGGGATCGGTCCGCGAGTCGATGCCGGTGAAGCCCGTGACCGTGTGCACGGTCGCCTCCGGTCCCACCTCGCGCA encodes the following:
- a CDS encoding mannitol-1-phosphate 5-dehydrogenase, encoding MRAVHFGAGNIGRGFVGLILHRAGYEVAFVDVNPELIGMLQTADAYQVREVGPEATVHTVTGFTGIDSRTDPDAAARAVAEADVVTCAVGPTVMRFIAPVIRDGLALREGAPVTVMACENAIGASETLRALVLEGAPELADRAIFANTAVDRIIPPQDPAGLDVVVEDFFEWSIDSTPFAGAAPIIPDAHFVDDLAPFIERKLFTVNTGHATTAYAGWIAGVETIAEALQQPEIRAAVEAALAESSALLVAKHGFDPAEHAAYVARAIERFENPALPDTCERIGRQPLRKLSRHERFVEPASQLVERGESAEALVRAFGTALAFDAPADEEAQELQRLLASLSPEDVVAHVTDLPADHPLVPLLIDAVSAAQAR